The genomic region TACAATGAATCTCGAAGAAAATTCGGCAGAAGTAATCCATGACATGATCTCTGCTGAAATAAATAACGTAGATAATGTTTCCAACTCAATCCTATTATCAATTTTAGCCGATTTTCAATCACAATATCTTCAGAAAAATGCCTACAGAATTCGCGATCGCACCAACACTGAAAATGACACTTCTAACTTTCAATTTTGGAGCGTAGAAAAATTCAATTCTGAAATAATAACAAACTATCAAAAATCGCTCAAAGAAAAAGAGGCACTAAAAAACACCAATATTGCCGATTATTCCTATTTATTGGATACGGTTGATACTCCAACAATTCCCTTCAGCAACACTTATCAGCTTCTTGCCAATCGTGCCCTGAACTACGCTAAGTCTACTAATTATTATCTGACAAAAAGCTCAGAATCGTTTAAGATCACAAAAAAGTACCTGATTCCTGCCAACAAGTTTATAGCAATTGATTTAGACTCTTCTTCACTTTTCAATAAAGACTATCTCGCTCTAAAACTTTACCAAGAACTTGAAAAATCACTCTTTCAAAATAAAGAATATGAGCTATTGGCCTATTTTAGTTTAGATCGATATAAATACATAAAATCGAAAATTCCTATTTCTGAAAGCCAATTTCTAGAAGCTATAGAAGAACTGGAAAATAGATTCAAAAATCCACTTGCAAAAGATCTAATATCGCTTGAAAAGGCGATGAGCTTAAAACGAAGAGCCAACAAGCAGGAATATCCGCTGGATAATAATAAAGCTATAGCTATTGCTAACAAAATCATAGAGCATAACTTAAATCCCCTTCTGGTAAATAATGCAAAAAATATCATTTCTGAGATCTCCAGTAAAGAACTTAGCGTTCAGGTAAATCCTTACCAAAGCCCAAATAAAAACTTCCCGATTTTTATTTCATATAATAACCTGGATTCTTTAAAATTGAAAATCTATAGTATTAGTACTGCCGACTTCGAATTTCTGGATAAGAAAAATTTTTATTCCGAAGAGCAACGTAAAAAACGCCAAAATCTTCTAAAGAAGTTAAGTTCAGGTGAGGCTGAATATTCCAATTCCATTAAACTACTCAATAAAAAACAACATTTAAAAAGAACTACAGTAACAATTGCACCACAACTTGAAATTGGTAAATATGCAATTCTCTTACTCGACAAAAATTTAGACCATTTATACGCGCTACAACCAATACAAGTAAGCCAGTTAAGCCTAATATCTAGTCAGGATGATAATATCAGCCTAAAAGTAGTTCATCGTGAAACGGGTAAACCTATTGCTAATGCCATGGTTAAAGCTACATTCTCTTCGCACAATAAAACTGATTCTAATGAAGAAACATCAGATAAAAACGGAGATTTAAGCTTCCCTTCTATTTCTGATCGTTTACGAAGTATTAAATATCATATCAAAAAAGATAAAGATGAAATTGTTCTAAACCATCGCTATTCTTATTATCAAAAAAATGATGAACCCGATAATACAGAACGTGGTTTTCTATTCACCGACCGTAGTATTTACAGACCGGGACAAACCATCTACTTTAAAGGAATATTAGTTTCTAAAAAGAACAATGTTACCCAGGTGATTGCCGACAAAAAAATATGGATCAACTTCTTAGATGCCAACGGAAATGAAATTGAAAAAAAACAGGCCAAAACCAACAATTTCGGCAGTGTTTCTGGAAGTTTTCAAATTCCAACAGGCTTAAAAACCGGACAATTTACAATTCAACTTAAAGAAGATAGCAATAATGAACCGCAATATTATATCACTAAAAGTGTCTCTGTCGAAGAATATAAAAGGCCCAAATTTAAAATAGAATTTAAACCAATCATAGAATCCTTTGCCGTAAATGATTCGGTAGTTATTGAAGGATTTGCTGAAAGTTTCTCCGGAGCTCGGTTAAGTAACGCCGGCGTGAATTATCGCATCTTAAGATTTGAAGATTATGGTTACGATTTTAGATTTCCCAGAATGAACCCTGAAGAAATCGCCAATGGAGAACTAAAAACAGATGAAAATGGAGATTTTACGATAGAATTCATAGCAAAACCGGAAACCTCACCAATACAACAAAAACACCAGGTTTTCTCGTATCGCATTGAAGTTTCGGTAACCGATATTAATGGCGAAACGCAATCTGGAGAAACTACCGTACATGCCGCAAACCATTTAAATATACTTCGGTTTTCAGGACCCGCCGATCATTACAAAGAAAACGGTATAAAATTCACGCCAAAACTCACCAATCTTAATAATGAAAAAGTTGATTTACCGGTGACTGTAGAAATCTACAAACTACAAGCGCCAGATAGAGTTCTTAACCTCGGAAATAACATGCCTTCGCCAGATACTTTAGCCATAAGCAAAGATAAATATTATCAATTATTACCTCATACTGCATTCTTAGATGAAGATGATACATCCCACTGGAAAAACGCTAAACTTTGGTATCAGGACACCAAATCCTCAAATCGAGAAATTGAGATCAAAAACCTTAAAAAATGGCCTGCCGGAAGTTACCGAATAGTCTTAAAGACAAAAGATAAAAAAGGAAATGAAATCGCTCAAGAAAGCATTATCAATCTGCAAGATAAAAAAGCTAAAGTAGCTTCAGACCATCAGCTTTTTCAATATCATATCATCAATAAGGATTTTACTGAAGATGGCTTTGTTGAAGTCTCTTTATTAACGGCAGCCAAAGAGTTATTTGTTTATCTAGAAGCCTTTATTGAAGACAAATCAATATTTCAAGAGTACGTTCATCTAAAAAAAGAAGTTGAAACTATTAAGATTCCGGCGAAAAATCATGAAGGTAAAGTATTAACATTACGATTTAGTAGTATTAAATACAACTCTTCGTTTACAACTACTAAAAGACTTACTCTTGAAACTAAAAAGCCAAAACCAAAAATCATTTTAAACACCTTTAGAGATAAGATTGAACCGGGAAGCCGCGAAAAATGGACGTTAAAAATTATCTCTAAAAATAAAAAAGATCAATTTGAAGTACTTGCCGGGATGTACGACGCTTCTTTAGATCAATTTAGAAAACACTCATGGTCAGAGAATATTAACATTGGCGGGCGATATTACCAACTTCCTAATCTAGACCTTCTCGAATTTTCCCCAGTCAATTTTAGTTTACATAATCCAGACTATTTCTATTTTTCTTATGCGCAACCTAAGCTACCCAAACTAGATTATTTTGGATTTAGCTATTCTCAGCCTTATCAGGCGAAGCGGAAATACCTAATGCAGTTACTATTTAAGGGCAAAGATTTTAAAACAGCATACACTTCTAAAGGCGGACTTATAAAAGGAAAAGTACTTTCTATTGCCGATCGAAATCCGCTACCCGGAGTCATAATTAAAATTAAAGGTTCCAATAGGGAAACAAAAACCAATTTTGATGGTGAATTTGAAATTAAAACTGAAAAAGGCGATCAATTAGACGCATCTTTTGTGGGATTTCAGGGAGCCTATTTTATAGAAAATGACGATAAGAGCCTGACTATTTTAATGGCCGAATCTATCGAAGCTCTAGAAGAAGTAGTTACTGTCGGCTATGGAAGCAATGTTAGAATACGAGGCGTAAGTAGCGTACAGGCAGAAGCAGTAGAAAGCATCCCTTTCGCTGTAGTTAATGATAGTGCTGAAATGAAATTACCAGAATCGGACCTGAAGGTTAAAGCTCGGCAAAATTTGAATGAAACTGCATTCTTTTATCCAAACTTAAAAACCGATACTGAAGGAAATATCAATTTAGAGTTTACTTCTCCCGAAGCCTTAACGCAATGGCGATTAATGTTGTTTGGCCATAATCAGCACACTGAATCTGTCTATAAAGAAGCTTACACAGTTACCCAGAAAAAGTTAATGCTTACGCCCAATGCTCCACGATTTTTAAGGGAAAAAGATAGCATCGTTATTTCGGCTAAGATTAGCAATTTGAGTGACGAATTGTTATCTGGTGATGCTCAATTAAAATTATTTAATGTAGAAGATGAATCCAGAATCGATATCGACCTCAGCAATACCAAAGCCATTAAGGAATTTACTGTAGCGAAAAATGGAAACACTCAGCTAAGCTGGAAACTTTACATTCCTGAAGGCTTTAACCTGATTCGCTATGAAGTTATTGCCAAAACCAAACAATTTGAAGATGGTGAAACCAATATACTACCCGTGCTTAAAAATAGAATGCTGGTGACTAAAACCATCCCAATTTGGCTTCAGGGACAAGAAGAAAAAGAATTCAGTTTAAAGAAAAATGATTCCGAAACCTTACAAAATCACCAAATCACTTTAGAATATACGTCCAATCCTGCCTGGACCGTACTACAAGCACTGCCCTATCTTATGGAATATCCTTACGATTGTAGTGAACAAACGTTCTCCAAGTATTTCGCAAAGGCTATTTCGGAAAAAATACTCAAAGAAAACCCGAAAATCGCAGCAGTGCTAAAAGACTGGAATAAAAATTCAGAAACCAACAAATTAGCAAAAAATGAGGAACTAAAAAGCATTCTTTTACAGGAAACTCCCTGGCTAAATGATGCTAAATCTGAAGCCGAAAACATCCAAAACCTATCAAAATTATTAGATACCAAAAACCTGCAATCTTACCTTTTAAAATTGCAGAATATGCAAAATGGTGATGGTGGCTTTCCATGGTTTAAAGAAGGCCGCTCTAATTTTTACATCACCAGCCATATCCTTGGTGGTTTTGCGTATTTGCTTCAGAACAACTCGATCGAATTAAATAAAACTTCTGAAGAAATCATCGAAAATGGACTCCGATTCTTAAAAGAGTACATGCTAAAACATTACGCAGACAAGTTTAACAACAACCTTACCGGCGCACGCTTCTCTCCTAACGAAATTCTATATCTCTACATCAAAACCATCCTGGCAGATGAATTTCACCTTGAGGAAAAAGAAGAAGAATTTATCGAGAAAATGATAGAAAATCTTAAACAAAACTGGCTTAACCTTAGCCTGCAATCTAAGGCAATGCTAGCCGTAAGTTTCCAAAATTATGATGAAGAAGCGGAAGCTGCAAAAATTGTGAACTGGTTTAAGCAAAATAGTATCAAAGACGATAAAGGAGGCATGTATTTTAAAAACAATACTACCGGAAGGTTTTGGTACCACCACCCTATCGAAACACAGGCAAAAATCATCGAAGCTTTTGCTGCTGTAAATCCAAAAGATGATGACATCGATAAACTAAAAAACTGGTTATTGCAGCACAAACGTAAAAATAGTTGGGCTACTACAAAATCGACTACGATGGCGGTAAATGCGTTTCTTTCTTATGGAAAAAACTGGCTTCAGGAAAGTAATCAACCTAATATAAGGATGAATAACGAGCCTATTCCTCTCGATTCCATTTTTTCCAATAGGAACAACTTAGGCTACCTTAAGAAAACATGGAATGATAAAAATGAACTTCAAAAAATAGCGAATTTCACCATAAAAAATAACAATAACACACCGGCCTACGGTGGCATTTACCATCAATATTTTGAAGATCTGGATAAAATTGAACGATCTAAAGGGGAAGAAATCATCATTAATAAGACGTTATTCCTGAAAGAAAATACTAGTGCTGGGCCACAGTTAAAATCCTTACCAGAAGTACTAAAAGTTGGCGAATTAGTCACCGTTCGTGTAACTATTAAAGTAAAATCTGATTTTGAATTTGTGCATTTAAAAGATATGCGCGCCAGCGGACTTGAACCTACAAGTGTGCTTTCTAGGCATCATCATAAAGATGGCTTAAACTATTACCAAAGCATCAAAGATGCGGCTACACATTTCTTCTTTGATTATTTACCAAAAGGAACGTATGTATTTGAATACGACTTAAGAGTAAACAACGCAGGAGATTTTTCTAACGGAATTACGCAAATGGAAAGTATGTATGCCCCGGAGTTCTCTAGCTTTTCTAAAGGTATAAGAATTAAAATCGAAAATTAATCTTTGGGCGGATAGCCCTCTAACGCTTTGGCAAAAACTTTATCAAACAGAGCCTGACGCTGATCTGGCTCCGCATTATAGTTGAACTTCACCTCGACTTCTGCTTTCCAGACTAAAGCATCTTTTTTAACGTCGATAAAATCGATAATAAAACGCACATAGTCTTTTGGGCCGCCAAGCGGAATTCCGCCAGAGACTCCTACTCCAACATTTCCACCCCCGCTGCCTACACCTACGCCAAGGGTATTCCTACTTTGTTCCTGAAATTTTTCAGTATACACATTGATGTACAGATCTGGATTTTCCTCAGCTAAAGCTAAATTCTCCTCACGCATAAAATGATCGATACTATTGATGATCCTCTTTTCGTCTAACTGACTCATATCAGTTCTAAAATCAGGAAATAACTTATAGGTTTTATATTGATCAAAATTAGTTTTTGCATCGTAATCGAACGTAGTTCTTGGTGTATTACAGGAACTAATGATCAAACAAAATAAAACGAGTTTAGCGACTAACTTCATATTGGATAATTTTTGACTACTTTTTAAAAGTACACAAAAATCAACCCACTTCTAAGCTCTCTAAAAAATTAGCAAAAAGAAGTTTTAAAAATCGCAAAATTAGATAATTAAAGTTACTGTTTGTCCTCTGGATCTTTATTCAGCATTTCCCAAAGCTTGTCTTTAAGCTCGGTTAACCCCTGTTGGGCCACTGAAGATATAAACAGATATGGAACCGGAAGGTTCTCGTCTAATTCAGCTTTCAATTCGGCTTTCAGTTCATCGTCTAGCATATCAGTTTTCGAAACGGCTACCAAACGATCTTTATCGAGCATCTCTGGATTATACCTACGGAGTTCATCCAGTAAAATTTCATATTCCTTCGCAACGTTCTCTGCATCTGCCGGAACCAAAAACAATAGTGTTGAATTTCGTTCAATATGCCTTAAGAAACGATAACCAAGTCCTTTTCCTTCGGCAGCTCCTTCT from Zunongwangia profunda SM-A87 harbors:
- a CDS encoding alpha-2-macroglobulin family protein, with the translated sequence MKRLLVFLIITIFNLNTIIAQDFYKIQWSKVEEQEIIGNTKTANKLVEAIVKKAKEEKNDIQFIKSLFYRSKFTMNLEENSAEVIHDMISAEINNVDNVSNSILLSILADFQSQYLQKNAYRIRDRTNTENDTSNFQFWSVEKFNSEIITNYQKSLKEKEALKNTNIADYSYLLDTVDTPTIPFSNTYQLLANRALNYAKSTNYYLTKSSESFKITKKYLIPANKFIAIDLDSSSLFNKDYLALKLYQELEKSLFQNKEYELLAYFSLDRYKYIKSKIPISESQFLEAIEELENRFKNPLAKDLISLEKAMSLKRRANKQEYPLDNNKAIAIANKIIEHNLNPLLVNNAKNIISEISSKELSVQVNPYQSPNKNFPIFISYNNLDSLKLKIYSISTADFEFLDKKNFYSEEQRKKRQNLLKKLSSGEAEYSNSIKLLNKKQHLKRTTVTIAPQLEIGKYAILLLDKNLDHLYALQPIQVSQLSLISSQDDNISLKVVHRETGKPIANAMVKATFSSHNKTDSNEETSDKNGDLSFPSISDRLRSIKYHIKKDKDEIVLNHRYSYYQKNDEPDNTERGFLFTDRSIYRPGQTIYFKGILVSKKNNVTQVIADKKIWINFLDANGNEIEKKQAKTNNFGSVSGSFQIPTGLKTGQFTIQLKEDSNNEPQYYITKSVSVEEYKRPKFKIEFKPIIESFAVNDSVVIEGFAESFSGARLSNAGVNYRILRFEDYGYDFRFPRMNPEEIANGELKTDENGDFTIEFIAKPETSPIQQKHQVFSYRIEVSVTDINGETQSGETTVHAANHLNILRFSGPADHYKENGIKFTPKLTNLNNEKVDLPVTVEIYKLQAPDRVLNLGNNMPSPDTLAISKDKYYQLLPHTAFLDEDDTSHWKNAKLWYQDTKSSNREIEIKNLKKWPAGSYRIVLKTKDKKGNEIAQESIINLQDKKAKVASDHQLFQYHIINKDFTEDGFVEVSLLTAAKELFVYLEAFIEDKSIFQEYVHLKKEVETIKIPAKNHEGKVLTLRFSSIKYNSSFTTTKRLTLETKKPKPKIILNTFRDKIEPGSREKWTLKIISKNKKDQFEVLAGMYDASLDQFRKHSWSENINIGGRYYQLPNLDLLEFSPVNFSLHNPDYFYFSYAQPKLPKLDYFGFSYSQPYQAKRKYLMQLLFKGKDFKTAYTSKGGLIKGKVLSIADRNPLPGVIIKIKGSNRETKTNFDGEFEIKTEKGDQLDASFVGFQGAYFIENDDKSLTILMAESIEALEEVVTVGYGSNVRIRGVSSVQAEAVESIPFAVVNDSAEMKLPESDLKVKARQNLNETAFFYPNLKTDTEGNINLEFTSPEALTQWRLMLFGHNQHTESVYKEAYTVTQKKLMLTPNAPRFLREKDSIVISAKISNLSDELLSGDAQLKLFNVEDESRIDIDLSNTKAIKEFTVAKNGNTQLSWKLYIPEGFNLIRYEVIAKTKQFEDGETNILPVLKNRMLVTKTIPIWLQGQEEKEFSLKKNDSETLQNHQITLEYTSNPAWTVLQALPYLMEYPYDCSEQTFSKYFAKAISEKILKENPKIAAVLKDWNKNSETNKLAKNEELKSILLQETPWLNDAKSEAENIQNLSKLLDTKNLQSYLLKLQNMQNGDGGFPWFKEGRSNFYITSHILGGFAYLLQNNSIELNKTSEEIIENGLRFLKEYMLKHYADKFNNNLTGARFSPNEILYLYIKTILADEFHLEEKEEEFIEKMIENLKQNWLNLSLQSKAMLAVSFQNYDEEAEAAKIVNWFKQNSIKDDKGGMYFKNNTTGRFWYHHPIETQAKIIEAFAAVNPKDDDIDKLKNWLLQHKRKNSWATTKSTTMAVNAFLSYGKNWLQESNQPNIRMNNEPIPLDSIFSNRNNLGYLKKTWNDKNELQKIANFTIKNNNNTPAYGGIYHQYFEDLDKIERSKGEEIIINKTLFLKENTSAGPQLKSLPEVLKVGELVTVRVTIKVKSDFEFVHLKDMRASGLEPTSVLSRHHHKDGLNYYQSIKDAATHFFFDYLPKGTYVFEYDLRVNNAGDFSNGITQMESMYAPEFSSFSKGIRIKIEN
- a CDS encoding DUF4136 domain-containing protein, with the protein product MKLVAKLVLFCLIISSCNTPRTTFDYDAKTNFDQYKTYKLFPDFRTDMSQLDEKRIINSIDHFMREENLALAEENPDLYINVYTEKFQEQSRNTLGVGVGSGGGNVGVGVSGGIPLGGPKDYVRFIIDFIDVKKDALVWKAEVEVKFNYNAEPDQRQALFDKVFAKALEGYPPKD